From Camelina sativa cultivar DH55 chromosome 20, Cs, whole genome shotgun sequence, the proteins below share one genomic window:
- the LOC104769874 gene encoding uncharacterized protein LOC104769874, whose translation MKTDDGETMATTRTSEEIEREAEENRKEALLASTQSLQPNFNRSNVTPKQISKLQELHKRRMQIKASTKIHKKPPKASKKCQSKAIEDGEKSSKQLKESTSSSTLEEQNHDKTVVTVTKKKPQKLFWGLDTRERWERKANM comes from the exons ATGAAGACCGACGACGGAGAAACCATGGCGACGACGAGGACAAGCGAAGAGATCGAAAGAGAAGCAGAGGAGAATCGAAAAGAAGCTTTATTAGCGTCAACGCAATCTCTCCAACCTAATTTCAATCGTTCCAACGTCACCCCGAAACAAATTTCGAAATTACAG GAGCTACACAAGAGACGTATGCAAATAAAAGCCAGTACAAAGATTCATAAGAAACCACctaaag CGAGCAAGAAATGTCAGAGTAAAGCAATCGAAGATGGCGAAAAAAGCTCTAAGCAATTGAAAGAATCAACTTCCTCTTCTACCTTAGAAGAACAGAATCACGATAAGACAGTAGTCACAGTAACAAAGAAGAAGCCACAAAAGCTGTTTTGGGG GCTAGATACTAGGGAAAGGTGGGAAAGGAAAGCCAACATGTAG
- the LOC104769875 gene encoding plastidic glucose transporter 4 (The sequence of the model RefSeq protein was modified relative to this genomic sequence to represent the inferred CDS: added 132 bases not found in genome assembly) has protein sequence MQSSTYAVVKGNAAFAFQRRTTFSSSSSSNLNRSASSTTGIRFLGKTIPTGPLYCSGLKAMGAKLARAENGIQSGMSLSSVKPRSVRAQASSSSSSSGGDAEEAVPLRSEGKSSGGSVLPFVGVACLGAILFGYHLGVVNGALEYLAKDLGIAENTVLQGWIVSALLAGATVGSFTGGSLADKFGRTRTFQLDAIPLAVGAFLCATAQSVQTMIVGRLLAGIGIGISSAIVPLYISEISPTEIRGALGSVNQLFICIGILAALIAGLPLAANPLWWRTMFGVAFIPSVLLAIGMTFSPESPRWLVQQGKISEAEKAIKTLYGKERVVELVRDLSTSGQGGSEPEAGWFDLFSSRYFKVVSVGAALFLFQQLAGINAVVYYSTSVFRSAGIQSDVAASALVGASNVFGTAVASSLMDKMGRKSLLLTSFGGMALSMLLLSLSFTWKALAAYSGTLAVVGTVLYVLSFSLGAGPVPALLLPEIFASRIRAKAVALSLGMHWISNFVIGLYFLSVVTRFGISSVYLGFAGVCFLAVLYIAGNVVETKGRSLEEIELALTSGV, from the exons ATGCAATCGTCTACGTATGCGGTTGTTAAAGGAAACGCCGCGTTTGCGTTTCAGAGACGGAccaccttctcttcttcttcttcttctaacctCAACAGATCGGCGTCTTCTACCACCGGAATTCGCTTCCTCGGTAAGACTATCCCAACCGGACCTCTCTATTGCTCTGGTCTAAAAGCCATGGGAGCAAAGCTTGCACGTGCTGAAAACGGGATCCAAAGCGGTATGAGTTTATCTTCGGTCAAACCTCGATCTGTCAGAGCTCaagcttcctcctcctcctcctcctctg gTGGAGATGCAGAAGAAGCTGTACCTCTGAGATCTGAAGGGAAAAGCTCTGGTGGTTCTGTTTTGCCCTTTGTTGGTGTTGCTTGTCTTGGTGCTATACTGTTTGGTTATCATCTTGG GGTAGTTAATGGTGCTCTTGAATACCTTGCTAAGGATCTTGGGATCGCCGAAAACACTGTTTTGCAAGG TGCAACAGCTCAGAGTGTGCAGACTATGATTGTGGGACGTCTGCTCGCAGGAATTGGAATCGGAATCTCTTCAGCCATTGTACCACTTTACATATCTGAG ATATCACCAACGGAAATCCGCGGAGCTCTTGGATCTGTGAACCAGTTGTTCATATGTATAGGAATACTTGCAGCCTTGATAGCTGGATTACCCCTTGCAGCAAACCCTCTTTG GTGGAGGACGATGTTTGGTGTTGCATTTATCCCTTCCGTTCTACTAGCCATTGGAATGACTTTCTCGCCAGAAAGCCCAAGGTGGCTCGTTCAG CAAGGAAAAATCTCTGAAGCTGAAAAGGCGATCAAAACTCTCTATGGTAAAGAAAGAGTGGTTGAACTAGTGCGTGACTTATCAACCTCTGGCCAAGGTGGTTCTGAGCCAGAAGCTGGATGGTTTGATCTATTCAGCAGCCGCTACTTTAAAG TTGTAAGCGTAGGTGCAGCTCTCTTCTTGTTTCAACAGTTAGCTGGGATAAATGCAGTTGTGTACTACTCTACATCGGTGTTCCGTAGCGCTGGAATCCAATCTGATGTTGCAGCCAGTGCTCTTGTTGGAGCATCAAATgtctttg GCACTGCTGTTGCTTCATCTTTGATGGACAAAATGGGAAGGAAAAGTCTTCTACTCACAAGCTTTGGTGGAATG GCTTTGTCGATGCTGTTGCTCTCCTTGTCCTTCACATGGAAGGCTCTTGCTGCATATTCTGGAACCCTTGCCGTTGTTGGAACTGTTCT ATATGTGCTGTCATTCTCACTTGGTGCTGGCCCGGTACCGGCTCTTCTACTTCCAGAGATATTCGCATCCCGAATCAGAGCAAAAGCTGTTGCTCTTTCTCTCGGCATGCACTgg ATATCAAACTTTGTGATTGGACTCTACTTCTTAAGCGTAGTGACTAGATTTGGAATCAGCAGTGTCTACTTGGGTTTTGCCGGAGTCTGCTTCCTTGCTGTTCTCTACATTGCAGGAAACGTCGTTGAGACTAAAGGACGATCACTCGAGGAAATAGAGCTTGCCCTTACCTCTGGAGTTTAA